The Dysgonomonadaceae bacterium PH5-43 sequence CGAGGATTGGATTCTTTTTCCTAAGAACATGGGGGCTTACCTCGGAATTGATGAGGTAGCTCTTTCGCAAGGCGAACTCTATACTATTTTGATTAATAAAGCTGCTAAAGGAAGAAAAGGCAGTATCATTGCAATCATAAAA is a genomic window containing:
- a CDS encoding hypothetical protein (product_source=Hypo-rule applied), encoding MGAYLGIDEVALSQGELYTILINKAAKGRKGSIIAIIK